A stretch of DNA from bacterium:
AAGATTTGTTAGAATCCCTTAAGATTGGAGCAGAGGATATGCTACAGATAGAACTGGAAGTGCCACAAGGAGGAGAGGTAGTGGGAGTGGATATTCCTATGATGGTGCAGTAACGATCAGTTAGAGGGGTAAAACCTAATTATGCTAGCTGATAGGAATATAACCAAAAGGGGAATGGGAGAACCATCAACCTCACAGGTTTTAGAATTTGCCAGGCCATATATTTATTATTCCTTTTCAGAATGTCCCTGTTTTGCCCGGGGTTAATAAGGGAAAAATTATTGACAGGAATTTTTTCTCTATGGTAAAATTTATAAAAAAGAAAAGGGGG
This window harbors:
- a CDS encoding type II toxin-antitoxin system HicB family antitoxin, yielding MKFRAVIKKTDDWWIGWLADFPGVNAQERTKEDLLESLKIGAEDMLQIELEVPQGGEVVGVDIPMMVQ